A portion of the Pararge aegeria chromosome 10, ilParAegt1.1, whole genome shotgun sequence genome contains these proteins:
- the LOC120627126 gene encoding FAST kinase domain-containing protein 4, translated as MLKFSGLVVWRLGSRNTVRKYSAPGVTMFKADKTDSPTNISDKNVQPPASASKETSSLVAAAFASLNAPEDENKKKPSVKSLKPNRTQQLDSVIGNATDVNSLLLVAENPVVSRRHALKMVSVLSEWFSSNKVKLSDFEKDPRFLKLCRILGRSSASQAMTSLTMAEDLSTVLGITGDDEAARLIANLSLPQMIKVMKALQLKGRRSTPLLRALSYNITKQSEPIDLKRSADLLFSMAALNFPDPVLLDRICSDVIESLPSNADKPAVVSSVLVSLGLLKYRHEAALSALAEWTQARRHACRPGDVASAVVTLATVDYLPVHSDSLIETALSLKEEEMVKASSWLDLVFALLILDKVENHHLTSTLKPEFIDKLLSAGEIPIPARRKLMTIDAYVGLKFPSTSPRLAEDISVGVPIVYTKEKALYVQSIMDTFKSLVSAETFLRRDCQSGMGFIYDAEFAVDSKCHPVPLEKAASRKDVHRIAVLGLDYHDLARKVPLPLGVNKLYSRLLRLKGFKVLEIPYTEFNPKDKLVTRVQYIEKRLQELLKQ; from the exons ATGTTGAAGTTTAGTGGGTTGGTTGTTTGGAGGTTAGGATCACGAAATACTGTGAGGAAATACTCGGCTCCTGGAGTAACAATGTTTAAAGCAGACAAAACTGACTCACCTACAAATATATCTGATAAAAATGTACAGCCACCGGCATCGGCCAGTAAAGAAACTTCAA GTCTAGTTGCAGCAGCATTTGCATCTCTCAATGCTCCAGAAGACGAAAACAAGAAAAAACCAAGTGTAAAGTCATTAAAACCAAACCGTACTCAACAACTTGACAGCGTAATAGGTAATGCAACTGATGTTAACAGTCTGTTACTTGTTGCTGAGAACCCTGTTGTGTCTAGGAGGCACGCACTAAAG ATGGTATCAGTACTATCGGAATGGTTTAGCAGTAACAAAGTAAAGCTATCAGACTTTGAGAAGGACCCTCGTTTCCTCAAGCTCTGTCGAATCTTGGGCAGGTCATCAGCCTCTCAAGCTATGACCTCTTTAACTATGGCAGAGGATTTGAGCACAGTACTCGGTATTACTGGCGATGATGAAGCTGCGAGGCTGATTGCTAATCTGTCATTACCACAGATGATTAAG GTAATGAAAGCTCTGCAATTGAAAGGCCGTCGAAGCACGCCCTTGCTACGAGCTCTATCATACAATATAACGAAGCAGTCAGAACCTATCGACCTTAAGAGGTCAGCCGATTTGTTGTTCTCAATGGCCGCTCTGAACTTTCCCGATCCCGTCCTACTGGATAGGATATGCAG CGATGTGATCGAGAGCCTGCCGTCGAACGCTGACAAGCCCGCGGTGGTGAGCTCGGTGCTGGTGTCGCTGGGCCTGCTGAAGTACCGGCACGAGGCGGCGCTGTCTGCGCTGGCCGAGTGGACGCAGGCGCGCCGCCACGCGTGCCGCCCGGGGGACGTGGCCTCGGCCGTGGTCACGCTCGCCACGGTGGACTACCTGCCCGTGCACTCGGACTCGCTGATCGAG ACAGCCCTATCACTAAAAGAGGAGGAGATGGTCAAAGCATCTTCTTGGCTCGACCTGGTGTTCGCCTTACTCATTCTGGACAAAGTGGAGAATCACCACCTTACTTCAACGCTGAAGCCAGAATTCATTGACAAACTGCTCTCTGCTGGTG AAATACCAATCCCGGCTCGACGAAAACTGATGACAATCGACGCGTACGTTGGACTCAAATTCCCATCAACATCGCCACGGTTGGCCGAGGACATATCAGTGGGCGTGCCTATCGTGTATACAAAGGAAAAAGCACTCTATGTGCAGAGTATTATGGACACGTTTAAGAGTTTAGTTTCCGCCGAGACGTTTTTGAGAAGAGATTGCCAGTCTGGCATGGGATTTATATATG ATGCTGAATTCGCGGTTGATTCAAAATGTCACCCAGTGCCTTTAGAAAAAGCGGCCAGCAGAAAAGA TGTACACAGGATAGCAGTATTAGGCCTGGACTATCACGACCTGGCCAGGAAGGTGCCTCTACCTTTAGGTGTAAACAAACTGTACAGCAGGCTATTACGACTTAAG GGCTTCAAAGTATTAGAGATCCCCTACACGGAGTTCAACCCCAAGGACAAGTTAGTGACACGAGTGCAGTATATTGAGAAACGGCTCCAAGAGTTGCTGAAGCAGTGA